The Methylocella tundrae genome contains the following window.
TCATGGTCCATTGGCCGAGCGGCTGGCGCATGGCGATGGAATATAATCCGGATCTATTCGAGCGGCGAACGGCGGAACGGCTGCTTGATTTTCTTCTGGCGACCTTCGAATTCGCGATTTTGCGTCCAGACGCCAAATTGTCCGCCCTGACGCCGCCCGTGCGTGATCTCATCGAGGCGCCAAAGCCGCGCTCGCATCTCGACGCCATTGAGTTGGCCCTGCGCCAGCATATGGACGTCATGGACGCGGCCGTGACCCCAGGCTTGGATTACGGTGAGCGATCGCGGCCTTACGCCTATGTCACGCCGGTTCCGGGCCTTCGCATTCCACTCGAAACGCTTCCCGCCAAGCTGAGCGCCTATCTTTCCGACGCCCTGCCGGGCGGATCGACGGCGCCGAGCGGCGTCAGCGTGTTGCTGGCTTTGCCGCGAAATGGGCGGGGCGACGTTGATTACCGGGCCCTGCCGCCGCCGCCCGCCGGCTCCTTTGCCGCGACGCCGGCCGCAACTGGGAGCGCGGCGCGTCTGGACAGCATCGAAATGAAGCTGGCGTCGATCTGGCGCGAACTCCTGAAGGTTAGGGAGATTGGCCCAAACTCGAACTTTTTCGAACTTGGCGGCCATTCGCTTCTTACCATTCGGCTAATGGCGAGAGTCGCCGCCGATTTTGGCGTCAAGCTGGATCCCGTGACTCTGTTCCAGGCTCCGACTTTGCGGGAATTTGCCGCGCGTCTGCCGATTTCCGAAGGCGCGCAGGAAAGTCCCCGTCTCGTTCAAATCCAACCCGAAGGCGACAAGACGCCTATTATCGCCATCAACAATTCTGTTCTCTATTATAATCTCGCGAGACGGATTGGATTGGACAGGCCGTTCATCGGGATTCCCCTGCTCGAACCGGCCGGCGGAGTTCCGGCGCCAGTTCGGACGCTGAATGAGATCGCGGTCGATTACGTCCGCGTCATTCGTGAGGCTCAGCCGCGCGGCCCATACATTTTATGCGGCCTCTGCGTCGCCGGCGCGCTCGCCTATGAATGCGCGCAGCAACTAAGGAAGGCGGGCGAATCCGTTCCGCTGCTCATTCTCTCGGATATCTGGGCGCCGGGCTTTCTCGCGGCCTATCCGTTGCACAGAAAGCTGGTCTACCACTTCAATTACCGGCTTCGCACCTTGCGCCATCGCATCGATCTGCTTCGCACGGGCAAGCTCTCGCTGGCGGAGGTCTTGTCGACTTTCACGCTTGTTCGCAAAAGCCGCGTTCTCGACTTCGCGGCCTGGATAGGCCTGATCGACGGCGCGCAACTGGCCAAAAAAGTCCGTGGCCGGGACAATTGGCTGTTTCTCCTTTCGCTGGAGGCGGCGCGGAACGCCTATAAAATTACTCCGACCGCAAGCAACGTCGTCATTCTCCAGAGCGACGAAATCGTTACGGATTTCGCCGATCCGAACATGGGCTGGACCGATCTCGTCAAAGGCGGCCTTTTCATCCGTCGAATTCCCGGCTGGCATGAAGACATGTTTCAGGATGAGGGCGCGCGCCTGATCGCCGAATATCTTCAGCCTCGCCTTGAAGAAGTTGACGCCGAACGCGACCATTCGGCTGCGTCTTTCAAGTCGAACTAACGGCGCCGTCCGGCCATCGCATAGGTTGATCGAGGCGAGTTCCAGACCAAAAGCATGAGGAAAATCCTATCTCTGCTTCACAGAAAAGGCCGGGCGTGGCTGTTGCGCCGCGATCTGGCCGTATGGATTTTCTCGGATTTTCCTTCAGGGGAGACATCGCTTCGATGATCGGCGCCTCGAATCGGCCGTTGTGACCGTGAGACGAGGAAAACGCCCGTGACTTCGAGACTGACGGTTGTTTATGGCGTTCGCGCCAGCGCCGCGGAGATCAAGGCGCGCGCGCAGGCGATCGCCGTCGAGCAGAGCGTCGAGATGCCGCTTTCGGCCATCCACGACGGTTCGATCTTATCGGACATTGTCGGACAGGTTAGGGCGATTGACGATCGCGGCAATGGCACGTTCGACGTCACCATTGATCTAGCGGCCGCGACGATCGGTTCCGACGCCGGTCAGCTTATCAATATGCTGTTCGGCAACACTTCTCTGCACGATGACGTCGTGCTTTCCAGCGCGATCCTTCCGAGTGAGATGCTGAGCGCGTTTGGCGGTCCCTCGCATGGGCTGTCGGGGCTTCGCGAGCGCGTTGGCGCAAAGGGGAGGGCGATGACATGCTCCGCCTTGAAGCCGCAAGGGCTCGGCGCGGAGGATCTCGGAAAGCTCGCCTTTGAACTGACGATGGGCGGTCTCGACTTCATCAAGGATGATCATGGGCTCGCCGACCAATCCTATAGCCCTTTCGTTGACCGTGTCCGCGCCTGCGCCGCGGCGGTTCGGAAGGCGAGCGAGCGCACAGGCCATCCGACGCGCTACGCGCCGAGCCTCTCGGGGTCTTACGCCGACATGGAGCGCCAGCTCGGCCTCGCGCGGGAAGAGGGGCTCGATGTCGCGCTGATCGCGCCGATGGTCGCCGGCCCGTCGAATTTCAACGCCTTACGCCGCAATCATCCCGACTTTGCATTTCTGGCCCATCCCACAATGACAGGCGCGCGTGTCTCGCCGGTCTTGTTCGCGCAGCTTTTCCGTTTGTTTGGCGCCGACGCGTCGATCTTTCCAAATTATGGCGGGCGGTTCGGCTATTCGCTCCTGACGTGCAAGGCGATTGCCGCGGGACTTCTTGAGAGTTTCGGCGGTCTCGCGGCAAGCGCTCCCGCGCCGGCGGGAGGCATGAGCCTCGACCGCACGCCGGAGCTGCTCGATTGCTATGGCGAAGACGTTATGTTGCTGATTGGCGGGGGCCTGCTCAGCGCGCCGCGTGAGGGCCTCGCGGCGGAGGCCGGACGCTTCGTTCGCGCGGTCGCGGATCATTGCTACCCGCGCATGTCGACGCCATGAGCTGATGAGCAATTCTCTTTCCGTTCGAACGATATCTTTGCGTTCAAGGCCAGGAACTGCCCCCCGATCTGCCTGAAACAGATTTTCGAGAAGATCGCGAAACCGCGGATCAGAGTTTTCCGGGCGCTTCAACAAAACGCGATAAGATGCCGAACTCAGTTGACGCGTCGCCTCATGAGGTTCGAGCGGAGCGGCATGCGTCGAGGTGAAGACGCTGCCAGTTCGATAGTGACTGGGCAAAGCTGAAGGGTTCCTTATTGAGCGAGGAACTCCACGTTACCGGAGGGCCATCGAATGCTGTCGAATTCCGAGGGACGATCAATTAGCGACCACAAACCCGAGCCGGCTGTGCGCCGGTCATTGGAGGGTTTTCGCTGGGAAGGCGTCTCCCATCGCCCCTATAAGGAGGCGGAAAGCGCGCCATTCAAGGCGATCTCCCGCCAGACGTTGTTCTCCGATCCCCGTCTTTTGGGCGAACTGCGCTACTTCGAGATCGAGCCTGGCGGTTTCTCGACGCTTGAGCGGCACGAGCACATGCACGCGGTCATGGTGCTGCGCGGAGAGGGCGCGTGTCTCGTCGGCGGGACGATCCGGACGCTGCGTCTGCATGATCTCGTCACCATCGCGCCCTGGACCTGGCATCAGTTCCGCGCGGGCGACAAGGAGCGGCTTGGCTTTCTCTGCCTCGTCAACGCCGAGCGCGATCGCCCGCAACTTCCGAGCGACGAGGATCTCGAAGCGCTGACGGCGAACCCTGAGATCGCAGCGTTTCTTCGTCGATGACGCAAGAAAAAGGCGCCTGGACAGGCGCCTTTTTCACGATCGCTCGCGAAGCCCTATTTCATGGCCTCGATCGGCGCCCCCCACGATCCCCAAACGTAAATGCACGAGAAAAGGAACAGCCAGATCACGTCCACGAAATGCCAGTACCAGGCGGCAAATTCAAAGCCGAGGTGGTGATCGAGCGAGAGTTGGCCGATCAAGGCGCGCAACAGGCACACAGCCAGAAAAATCGTGCCGACAATGACGTGGAAGCCATGAAATCCGGTCGCCATGAAGAAGGTCGAGCCGAAGATCGATCCTTTGAAGGCAAAGGGCGCATGAATATATTCATAGGCCTGCACGGTTGTGAACAGGACGCCGAGCAGAATGGTGAGCACGAGGCCGGCCTTCAGGCCCTTGCGATCACCAGTCAGAAGGGCGTGATGGGCCCAGGTCACCGTCGTTCCTGACGTCAGGAGGATGAGTGTGTTGAGCAGCGGCAAATGCCACGGATCGATCGCCTCGATGCCCTTCGGCGGCCAGACGCCGCCGGTGGCCTGAACGCGAGCATATTCGATCGCCTCGTTCGGAAAGAGGCTCGAGTTGAAGAAGGCCCAGAACCACGCGACGAAGAACATGACCTCGGAGGCGATGAACAAAATCATGCCGTATCGAAGGCCAATCTGCACGACATGGGTGTGGTAGCCGACGTTGGATTCCTTGATGACGTCGATCCACCAGGAGGCGGCGATGAAAAGCAGGGCTATCACGCCGACGCCAAAGATGAGGCCTTCGGGCTTGAACGCGCCGACCGAAAGATGCTTCATCCAGATTATGCCGCCGACCGCCATGACGAACAGGGCAATCGACGCCAGGACGGGCCAGGGGCTTGGATCGACCAGGTGATAATCGTGGTTCGGTTTGGCGTGGGCGTCCGACATCAGCTTTGACCCTCTTCCCGCTCTGAAGGCTCATCGAGCCTTATATTGATCACAACCGCGTCGCGCGGCTTCTCAACTAATCGCTGGCGCTTCCGCCCGTTTTTCACGCCGTTCGTTTGCGCGGCGCATTCCATCGCCTCTGCCAAGTTTGGACGCCTTGGTCAAGAGATCCTGCGAGGCTCAAAGCGGCTTTCCCGCTTCGC
Protein-coding sequences here:
- a CDS encoding cupin domain-containing protein; amino-acid sequence: MLSNSEGRSISDHKPEPAVRRSLEGFRWEGVSHRPYKEAESAPFKAISRQTLFSDPRLLGELRYFEIEPGGFSTLERHEHMHAVMVLRGEGACLVGGTIRTLRLHDLVTIAPWTWHQFRAGDKERLGFLCLVNAERDRPQLPSDEDLEALTANPEIAAFLRR
- a CDS encoding cytochrome c oxidase subunit 3, producing MSDAHAKPNHDYHLVDPSPWPVLASIALFVMAVGGIIWMKHLSVGAFKPEGLIFGVGVIALLFIAASWWIDVIKESNVGYHTHVVQIGLRYGMILFIASEVMFFVAWFWAFFNSSLFPNEAIEYARVQATGGVWPPKGIEAIDPWHLPLLNTLILLTSGTTVTWAHHALLTGDRKGLKAGLVLTILLGVLFTTVQAYEYIHAPFAFKGSIFGSTFFMATGFHGFHVIVGTIFLAVCLLRALIGQLSLDHHLGFEFAAWYWHFVDVIWLFLFSCIYVWGSWGAPIEAMK
- a CDS encoding RuBisCO large subunit C-terminal-like domain-containing protein, whose amino-acid sequence is MTSRLTVVYGVRASAAEIKARAQAIAVEQSVEMPLSAIHDGSILSDIVGQVRAIDDRGNGTFDVTIDLAAATIGSDAGQLINMLFGNTSLHDDVVLSSAILPSEMLSAFGGPSHGLSGLRERVGAKGRAMTCSALKPQGLGAEDLGKLAFELTMGGLDFIKDDHGLADQSYSPFVDRVRACAAAVRKASERTGHPTRYAPSLSGSYADMERQLGLAREEGLDVALIAPMVAGPSNFNALRRNHPDFAFLAHPTMTGARVSPVLFAQLFRLFGADASIFPNYGGRFGYSLLTCKAIAAGLLESFGGLAASAPAPAGGMSLDRTPELLDCYGEDVMLLIGGGLLSAPREGLAAEAGRFVRAVADHCYPRMSTP
- a CDS encoding condensation domain-containing protein, producing the protein MTMRRSEDEIGTPADSGLSHEQHSPASGNLIFPCSASQNRCWFINSLSPGNPALNVALRWEVTGRLGPATAEQAFQTIVDRHEILRSRFLEKDGEAMQEALEHVSFRLSVIDLSMLPETERLKEALAQGEREAHKSFDLSQAPLIRVTFLRLSGDHAILLVTVHQIAFDGWSIRVLANEFGVIAEGLNAKRPYDLPQPPLQYGDYCLWQKEYFASGVFESETAYWKNKLGGAPYFEVVPDHERPSRPTYRGEILAAVLPPQLGEQLEEAARRHNLTLFSFGCAVTGAMLHRYTGENDVIFGTQIAGRDDPDLENMIGMFINNLVIRFDASDDPTFDEFLTRVNQTVQEALINQRMPFDKLVEILNPPRDPKRTPLISVNFTVLRDVMDHKSYGDFVLHGQPSLSAGSLYDLIFFMVHWPSGWRMAMEYNPDLFERRTAERLLDFLLATFEFAILRPDAKLSALTPPVRDLIEAPKPRSHLDAIELALRQHMDVMDAAVTPGLDYGERSRPYAYVTPVPGLRIPLETLPAKLSAYLSDALPGGSTAPSGVSVLLALPRNGRGDVDYRALPPPPAGSFAATPAATGSAARLDSIEMKLASIWRELLKVREIGPNSNFFELGGHSLLTIRLMARVAADFGVKLDPVTLFQAPTLREFAARLPISEGAQESPRLVQIQPEGDKTPIIAINNSVLYYNLARRIGLDRPFIGIPLLEPAGGVPAPVRTLNEIAVDYVRVIREAQPRGPYILCGLCVAGALAYECAQQLRKAGESVPLLILSDIWAPGFLAAYPLHRKLVYHFNYRLRTLRHRIDLLRTGKLSLAEVLSTFTLVRKSRVLDFAAWIGLIDGAQLAKKVRGRDNWLFLLSLEAARNAYKITPTASNVVILQSDEIVTDFADPNMGWTDLVKGGLFIRRIPGWHEDMFQDEGARLIAEYLQPRLEEVDAERDHSAASFKSN